In Pseudomonas sp. MYb327, one DNA window encodes the following:
- a CDS encoding ABC transporter ATP-binding protein, whose protein sequence is MNQDNLIEVRDLSVEFVVGERSQRVVEGVSFDIKRGETLALVGESGSGKSVTAHSILRLLPYPLARHPSGTIEYSGQDLLSLKEKTIRHIRGNRIAMIFQEPMTSLNPLHSIEKQINEVLGIHKGLIGKVATKRTLELLEMVGIPEPQKRLKALPHELSGGQRQRVMIAMALANEPELLIADEPTTALDVTVQLKILELLKELQARLGMALLLISHDLNLVKRIAHRVCVMQRGCIVEQASCEELFRAPQHPYTRTLLAAEPSGAPATNVIGPPLLAVEDLKVWFPIKKGLLKKTVDYVKAVDGINFSLPQGQTLGIVGESGSGKSTLGLAILRLIGSTGAIRFEGKQLDCLTQQQVRPLRREMQVVFQDPFGSLSPRMCVSQIVGEGLRIHKMGTEAEQEQAIIAALKEVGLDPETRNRYPHEFSGGQRQRIAIARALVLKPALILLDEPTSALDRTVQRQVVELLRSLQSKYNLTYLFISHDLAVVKALSHQLMVVKHGQVVEQGDAQSIFAAPQHPYTQQLLEAAFLAPATAQ, encoded by the coding sequence ATGAATCAGGACAATCTGATCGAAGTACGCGACCTCTCCGTCGAATTCGTCGTCGGCGAGCGCTCGCAACGCGTGGTCGAAGGTGTCAGCTTCGACATCAAGCGCGGTGAAACCCTGGCGCTGGTGGGTGAAAGCGGCTCCGGTAAGTCAGTGACGGCGCATTCGATCCTGCGCCTGCTGCCCTACCCGCTGGCACGGCATCCGTCGGGCACTATCGAGTATTCCGGGCAGGATTTACTGAGCCTTAAAGAAAAAACCATCCGCCACATCCGCGGCAACCGGATCGCGATGATCTTCCAGGAGCCGATGACCTCGCTGAACCCGCTGCACTCAATCGAGAAGCAGATCAACGAGGTACTGGGCATCCACAAGGGCCTGATCGGAAAGGTCGCAACCAAACGCACCCTGGAATTGCTGGAGATGGTCGGCATTCCTGAACCGCAAAAGCGTCTCAAAGCCCTGCCCCACGAACTGTCCGGCGGGCAGCGCCAGCGCGTCATGATTGCCATGGCCCTGGCGAACGAGCCGGAACTGCTGATTGCCGACGAACCCACCACCGCGCTGGACGTGACCGTTCAGCTGAAAATTCTCGAATTGCTGAAGGAATTGCAGGCCCGTTTGGGCATGGCGTTGCTGCTGATCAGCCACGATTTGAACCTGGTGAAAAGAATTGCGCATCGCGTATGTGTCATGCAGCGCGGTTGCATCGTCGAACAGGCATCGTGCGAAGAGTTGTTCCGCGCGCCGCAGCATCCGTACACTCGGACCCTGCTGGCAGCGGAGCCCAGCGGCGCACCGGCGACCAACGTGATTGGCCCGCCATTGCTGGCGGTCGAGGACCTGAAAGTCTGGTTCCCGATCAAGAAAGGTTTGCTGAAAAAGACCGTGGATTACGTCAAGGCCGTCGACGGTATCAATTTCAGCCTGCCCCAGGGTCAGACGTTGGGGATTGTGGGAGAAAGCGGTTCCGGCAAGTCGACACTGGGTCTGGCGATCCTGCGGTTGATCGGCAGTACAGGCGCCATCCGTTTTGAAGGCAAGCAGCTAGACTGCCTGACGCAGCAGCAGGTTCGTCCGCTGCGCCGGGAAATGCAGGTGGTGTTTCAGGACCCCTTCGGCAGCTTGAGCCCACGAATGTGCGTGAGCCAGATCGTTGGCGAAGGCCTGCGGATCCACAAGATGGGCACCGAGGCGGAACAGGAACAAGCGATTATTGCAGCACTCAAGGAGGTAGGCCTGGATCCGGAAACCCGGAACCGCTACCCCCATGAATTTTCCGGTGGGCAACGGCAGCGAATCGCCATTGCCCGGGCACTGGTGCTAAAACCGGCGCTGATTCTGCTGGACGAGCCGACTTCGGCCCTCGACCGCACCGTTCAACGCCAAGTGGTGGAGCTTTTACGATCGCTGCAAAGCAAGTACAACCTGACGTATCTGTTTATCAGCCATGACCTGGCTGTGGTGAAAGCGCTGAGCCACCAGCTGATGGTGGTCAAGCATGGCCAAGTGGTCGAACAGGGTGACGCGCAAAGCATTTTTGCCGCCCCCCAACATCCGTATACACAGCAGTTGCTGGAAGCCGCCTTTTTGGCACCAGCCACTGCGCAATAA